The following is a genomic window from Clostridium fungisolvens.
ACTTTCTATTTGGAAGTTCTTTCTTAGCTTGATCGCCTACAAAAACACCTTCATTGGATTTTATCCATTTATCTACTGTTTTACCTGCAGCTAAATCTTTTGCAGCTTGTAATATTTGAGGCCCTAGAAGCGGATTACACTCAACAACGCCTGTACTCTTTCCATCTGCTACAGCTTGGAAGGCATCCTTAATACCATCTATAGAAACTATAGCAACGTCTACGCCTGGTTTAAGTCCATATTCTTCTATAGCTTGAATAGCTCCCATTGCCATATCGTCATTATGTGCATAAACTGCTTGAATATTTTTACCTTCTGACTTTAAGAAAGCTTCCATAACTTCTTTACCTTTAGCACGGCTAAAATCACCAGATTGTGATTTTATAACTTTATATCCTGGGTAGTCTTTAATATAATCTGCAAAACCTTTTTGTCTATCATTTGCAGCACTTGCTCCAACAGTTCCTTGAAGCTCAACTATATTTAACTTTGCATCTTTGCCAAACTTGTCAGTCAATATTTTACCTGCACTCTTACCTTCTGCAATAAAGTCTGAACCTATAAAAGTTGAATATAAGGAATCATCACTAACTTTAACACCTCTATCAACCAATATGATTGGAATCTTTGCATCTTTTGCTTCTTTAAAAACAGTATCCCAGCCAGTTTCAACTACTGGTGCAAGGGCAATTACATCAACCTTTTGAGCTATAAAGGATCTTAAAGCTTTTATCTGGTTTTCTTGCTTTTGCTGAGCATCAGAAAATTTAAGTTCAACATTTGAGTCAAGATTAGGTATTTCCTTGATTGAATTAGTTTCAGCAGTTCTCCATCCACTTTCAGCACCTATTTGTGAAAATCCCAAAACTAATTTCTTGCTTGTTGTATTTGCACTTTTGTCTCCACCTGAATTATTTGTACTAGAGCTTCCACAACCAATTGCAACTGTTGCAGTCAAAGCTAAAGTTAATGCTAGTGCTACTAATTTTTTTAATTTCATATCTATTCCCCCATTACTTTGTAATCATTTACAAATTTATTATATAATGTCTCCTATTTTTTGTATTTGTATTAATCAGTAATTTTGTATACTATTTGTACTGAATAAAAAAGTTGATATATCGACTTACTTCAGTGAATTTTTTACGCATCTGCTTTTCTGTATGCATAAAAATCTACCAAAGTAATTGAAATATCTAGATTTAGCCTACTTGGAAATCATATATTTTCTTAAGCGGTAAAAATCACCATAAAATCAAAGACCCTGCATAAATAGAGAGCTTTTCTCTTAAATGCTTGGTCTTTATTATTTAAATATATTTCAAATTGTTGTAACGATACTTAGTGCTTTCTTAATTCAGAAATTCCATTTTGCTGAGATATTTATCTAAGTTCTCCTTTGTTATCTTGTCACTGCCTAGTATAATTTCTTTAGGGATATTTTGTTTTTTATTCAATATTTCAATTGCGTATTTTACAGCATCTTTACCACCAGTCTCGCAAGTAAAGGTTCCTTGAAGAATCCCTTTATCCACTAAGTCGAGGCCGCCATTGGCACCTAGAAGTCCATCTACTCCGATAACTTTAATATTTTTAAGTCCTAATTTATAAGCTGCCCTATACGCACCAAGAGCCATATAATCATTGTGGGCAAAAATAACATCAATATCTTTTTCTTCTGCAAGTATTTCAGAAACCTTATCTTCTGTTTCATCTCTTTGCCATTCACCTATAACAGTCCTGGAAATTTCTATGTTTTTATGATCCTTCAATACTTCTTTGAATCCCTTACTTCTCTCAACCACGGGAGGGGAATTAAGCATACCTTGTACTTCTATAACTTTACCTTGTTTATTACCAATTAGATCTGCTACAAGTTTACCAGCTTGTATACCTATTGATTCATTATCTGGACCAATATACAAAGTATAGTTTGCCCCCTCCACTGGCCTATCTAAAACTATGACAGGAATTCGCTTATATGTTTCTGAAACTAAAGGTGTCAACTTCTTTGAATCATCTATTGCCACTATTAATAAATCAACTCCATAATCCGAAAGCTCTTGTATATCTTTTTTCTGTCTTTCTGAATCGCCTCCGGCATCCTTATAGATTATCTTTAAATTGCTATACTTTTTAGCTTCGTTTATTATTTCCTCATTCATAGATATCCGCCAAGGCTCGGTTAAATTTGCTTGAGACATACCTATTACAAACTCTACTCCTTCAGATTTCTTTGTTCTTCCTACTAAAACAGAAACAAAACATAATATAATTATAAAAATTAATACCATGATTATCTTTTTAGGTATTACTATTTTTCTATCCAATTCCGCTTCCTCCCCTATATTCTGTTGGAGAGATTCCCATTACCTTTTTAAAGGCTTTGCAAAAATAGTGCTGATTACTATAGCCTACCATCTCTGCCACCTGATAAATCTTTATAGTTGGGTCATCCATTATAAATATTGCCTTTTTGATTCTTAGATTAGTTAAATAATCGATGAATGACGACCCTGTTTCTTGCTTTATAATTCTGCTTAAGTAAGATGGATTTGCATTAAATTGCTCTGCAACAACTTCCAGGCTTAAGTCATTAGAAAAATAATTACCTTCTATATACTTTATAGCTAAAAGCACTACAGGCTTAAGCATGGCTTTTTCATTGATAACGTTTACTATAGATTTATAGGCTTGTTTAATTCCAACAATACCATTTGAA
Proteins encoded in this region:
- a CDS encoding ABC transporter substrate-binding protein, whose translation is MKLKKLVALALTLALTATVAIGCGSSSTNNSGGDKSANTTSKKLVLGFSQIGAESGWRTAETNSIKEIPNLDSNVELKFSDAQQKQENQIKALRSFIAQKVDVIALAPVVETGWDTVFKEAKDAKIPIILVDRGVKVSDDSLYSTFIGSDFIAEGKSAGKILTDKFGKDAKLNIVELQGTVGASAANDRQKGFADYIKDYPGYKVIKSQSGDFSRAKGKEVMEAFLKSEGKNIQAVYAHNDDMAMGAIQAIEEYGLKPGVDVAIVSIDGIKDAFQAVADGKSTGVVECNPLLGPQILQAAKDLAAGKTVDKWIKSNEGVFVGDQAKKELPNRKY
- a CDS encoding substrate-binding domain-containing protein; translation: MDRKIVIPKKIIMVLIFIIILCFVSVLVGRTKKSEGVEFVIGMSQANLTEPWRISMNEEIINEAKKYSNLKIIYKDAGGDSERQKKDIQELSDYGVDLLIVAIDDSKKLTPLVSETYKRIPVIVLDRPVEGANYTLYIGPDNESIGIQAGKLVADLIGNKQGKVIEVQGMLNSPPVVERSKGFKEVLKDHKNIEISRTVIGEWQRDETEDKVSEILAEEKDIDVIFAHNDYMALGAYRAAYKLGLKNIKVIGVDGLLGANGGLDLVDKGILQGTFTCETGGKDAVKYAIEILNKKQNIPKEIILGSDKITKENLDKYLSKMEFLN